From the genome of Deinococcus sp. AJ005, one region includes:
- a CDS encoding flavin reductase family protein yields MLSETGTQFFGYYPGTVALVTAEHTTSEHGRVRNVMAAGWHTALSAQPPMYGVLIGRERATHGLVAGSGTFGINFLPASHSKPIQGTGVLSLHDLPQKDKLARLGLQTLPDAPLALADAYLYYRCRVVQTVPTGDHDLFVGEVLEVRHDPAFYDDRRLFTGEAAVYLGRSSYVKTTQGREVYPPESFD; encoded by the coding sequence ATGCTCAGCGAGACAGGCACGCAGTTTTTCGGCTATTACCCCGGCACGGTGGCGCTGGTCACTGCCGAACACACCACTTCCGAACATGGCCGGGTCCGCAACGTGATGGCGGCGGGCTGGCACACCGCCCTGAGCGCCCAGCCCCCGATGTACGGCGTGCTGATCGGCAGGGAGCGGGCCACGCATGGGCTGGTGGCGGGGAGCGGCACGTTCGGGATCAACTTTCTACCCGCCTCGCACTCAAAACCGATTCAGGGGACGGGTGTGCTGTCGCTGCACGACCTACCCCAAAAGGACAAGCTGGCCCGCCTGGGCCTGCAAACCCTGCCAGACGCGCCGCTGGCCCTGGCCGACGCTTACCTGTACTACCGCTGCCGGGTGGTTCAGACCGTGCCCACCGGGGACCATGACCTGTTCGTGGGCGAGGTGCTGGAGGTTCGCCACGATCCTGCCTTCTACGATGACCGGCGGCTGTTCACGGGCGAGGCGGCGGTGTACCTGGGTCGCAGTTCGTATGTAAAAACCACGCAGGGACGCGAGGTCTACCCGCCCGAAAGTTTCGATTGA